In the genome of Bradyrhizobium arachidis, one region contains:
- a CDS encoding NAD-dependent epimerase/dehydratase family protein produces MALVLVTGGSGFIGHHLVEALRARGQRVRVLDVRAPAAANADVEYVHGSVLDGAAVDAAVAGVDQVYHLAGLPGMWVANKQDFHDVNCRGTEVVLAAAMKRGVSRFLHCSTESILFPYSDLGGVAAEEALQPADAMPGAYTRSKSLAEHFAAKAAASGFPLVIGTPTMPIGAADHNLTPPTAMLWYFLQKKVQPHLNFLVNLVDVRDVAMGLVLTMERGRLGQRYILGGDCVPLGRILRMMSAMSGRRQFPIVVPGKIAELSAIMLESISDHITRRPPNGTAEGVRIALAASDLSIGKARNELGYSPRPIEPVLRETITHLLARNGQQPSGAIEHHALSSRAG; encoded by the coding sequence ATGGCTCTCGTACTGGTTACCGGTGGCAGCGGCTTCATCGGACATCACCTCGTAGAAGCGCTCCGCGCCCGTGGGCAGCGGGTACGCGTTCTCGATGTCCGTGCGCCGGCCGCGGCGAACGCCGACGTTGAATATGTCCATGGCTCGGTGCTGGACGGCGCCGCGGTCGACGCTGCCGTCGCGGGCGTCGATCAGGTCTATCACCTCGCCGGCCTGCCCGGCATGTGGGTTGCCAACAAGCAGGATTTTCACGACGTCAATTGCCGCGGCACCGAGGTGGTGCTCGCAGCCGCGATGAAGCGCGGCGTGTCGCGCTTCCTGCACTGCTCGACGGAATCGATCCTGTTCCCCTATTCCGACCTGGGCGGCGTCGCCGCCGAGGAGGCGCTGCAGCCGGCCGATGCGATGCCCGGCGCCTATACGCGCTCGAAGTCGCTCGCCGAGCATTTTGCGGCGAAGGCCGCGGCCAGCGGCTTCCCGCTGGTCATCGGCACGCCGACCATGCCGATCGGCGCCGCCGACCACAATCTGACGCCGCCGACCGCGATGCTCTGGTACTTCCTCCAGAAGAAGGTGCAGCCGCATCTCAACTTCCTGGTCAATCTGGTCGACGTCCGCGACGTCGCGATGGGCCTCGTGCTGACCATGGAGCGCGGCCGCCTCGGCCAGCGCTACATTCTCGGCGGCGACTGCGTCCCGCTCGGCCGCATCCTGCGGATGATGTCGGCGATGAGCGGCCGCCGGCAGTTTCCGATCGTCGTGCCCGGCAAGATCGCCGAGCTCTCCGCGATCATGCTCGAATCCATCTCCGACCACATCACGCGCCGGCCGCCGAACGGCACCGCCGAGGGCGTGCGCATCGCGCTCGCCGCGAGCGATCTTTCGATCGGGAAAGCCCGTAACGAGCTCGGCTATTCGCCACGCCCGATCGAGCCGGTGCTGCGCGAAACCATCACCCATCTGCTCGCCCGCAACGGCCAGCAGCCCTCCGGCGCCATCGAGCATCACGCGCTGTCCTCGCGCGCGGGCTGA
- a CDS encoding methyltransferase family protein: MSFDFSKLLSVAWGGWTTTWPTELLALIWLAFLASWVGASFWQGQTKKQVMTLESQRYRLPILIGGILYTPFIAEVLGWKPLWVLGNAGIYIAAVLSAAGIAFAWWGRLHLGKFWSNTITHKEDHRVIDTGPYGIVRHPIYTGLIFGMLVTGFAIGSVTTILGAILISLGMWQKGRMEEVFLSKELGEDAYGAYCRRVPMIIPFTSPR; encoded by the coding sequence ATGTCCTTCGATTTCAGCAAGCTTCTCTCCGTGGCCTGGGGTGGCTGGACCACGACCTGGCCGACCGAACTCCTGGCCCTGATCTGGCTCGCCTTTCTCGCCAGCTGGGTCGGCGCCTCGTTCTGGCAGGGGCAGACCAAGAAGCAGGTCATGACGCTGGAGTCGCAGCGCTATCGCCTGCCGATCCTGATCGGCGGCATCCTGTACACGCCGTTCATTGCGGAGGTCTTGGGCTGGAAGCCGCTCTGGGTGCTCGGCAACGCCGGCATCTACATCGCCGCGGTCCTCTCGGCTGCCGGCATCGCCTTCGCCTGGTGGGGCCGGCTGCATCTCGGAAAATTCTGGTCCAACACCATCACCCACAAGGAAGATCACCGCGTTATCGACACCGGCCCCTATGGCATCGTGCGTCACCCGATCTACACCGGTTTGATCTTCGGCATGCTCGTCACCGGCTTCGCGATCGGCAGCGTAACGACGATCCTCGGCGCCATCCTGATCTCGCTCGGCATGTGGCAGAAGGGCCGGATGGAAGAGGTGTTCCTGTCGAAGGAGCTCGGCGAGGACGCCTACGGCGCCTATTGCCGCCGTGTGCCGATGATCATCCCGTTCACGTCGCCGCGGTGA
- a CDS encoding PQQ-dependent sugar dehydrogenase, whose translation MTFSSIFAQFVALLGGIALQWRKLSGTEPAPAWGQTPAIPEAKPQGAIPTLKMPTARGWSEGHKPTVAPGLKVNAFASGLDHPRWIEVLPNGDVLIAEATQIAGPPRSVFHYAMQATMRRAAALGVSANRITLLRDKDGDGVAEVRGAFMENLNQPFGMALVGDTFYVGNTDGVMAFPYVANADRITAPGKRLTTFKPSGHWTRSLLASPDGKKLYAGVGSLSNIAEMGMEVEEGRAAVYELDLAAGTHRIFGAGLRNPVGLAWEPNTSVLWTVVNERDGLGDETPPDYLTSVRDGGFYGWPYCYWGKTVDDRVPQDPAMVAKALQPDYALGGHTASLGLCWMPAGTLPGFGDGMVIGQHGSWNRSTLSGYKLVFIPFANGKPSGPGRDILSGFLSPDEKESYGRPVGVVIGPDKKSLLMADDVGNVIWRVTGA comes from the coding sequence ATGACTTTTTCCAGCATCTTCGCGCAGTTCGTCGCGTTACTCGGCGGCATCGCGCTGCAATGGCGCAAACTGTCGGGCACCGAGCCCGCGCCGGCCTGGGGCCAGACGCCCGCCATTCCCGAAGCCAAGCCGCAAGGCGCGATCCCGACCCTGAAGATGCCGACCGCGCGCGGCTGGAGCGAGGGCCACAAGCCGACCGTCGCGCCCGGCCTCAAGGTCAACGCATTCGCGAGCGGCCTCGACCATCCGCGCTGGATCGAGGTGCTGCCCAATGGCGACGTGCTGATCGCCGAAGCGACGCAGATCGCAGGTCCCCCGCGCAGCGTGTTTCACTACGCGATGCAGGCGACGATGCGGCGCGCCGCCGCGCTCGGCGTGTCCGCCAATCGCATCACGCTGCTGCGCGACAAGGACGGCGACGGCGTCGCCGAAGTCCGCGGCGCCTTCATGGAGAATCTCAACCAGCCGTTCGGCATGGCGCTGGTCGGCGACACTTTTTACGTCGGCAACACCGACGGCGTGATGGCCTTTCCTTACGTCGCCAATGCCGACCGCATCACCGCGCCTGGCAAGCGGCTCACCACGTTCAAGCCGAGCGGCCACTGGACGCGCAGCCTGCTGGCAAGCCCCGACGGCAAGAAGCTCTATGCCGGCGTCGGCTCGCTCAGCAACATCGCCGAGATGGGCATGGAGGTCGAGGAAGGCCGCGCCGCGGTCTACGAGCTCGATCTCGCCGCCGGCACGCATCGCATCTTTGGTGCGGGCCTGCGCAATCCCGTAGGCCTTGCGTGGGAGCCGAATACGAGCGTGCTCTGGACCGTCGTCAACGAGCGCGACGGCCTCGGCGACGAGACGCCGCCCGATTACCTGACCTCGGTGCGCGACGGCGGCTTCTATGGCTGGCCCTATTGCTACTGGGGCAAGACGGTGGACGACCGCGTGCCGCAGGATCCGGCGATGGTGGCCAAGGCGCTGCAGCCGGACTACGCGCTCGGCGGCCACACGGCTTCGCTCGGCCTGTGCTGGATGCCCGCAGGGACCCTGCCCGGCTTCGGAGACGGCATGGTGATCGGCCAGCACGGCTCGTGGAATCGCAGCACGCTGTCCGGCTACAAGCTGGTGTTCATCCCGTTCGCGAACGGCAAGCCGTCCGGCCCCGGTCGCGACATCCTGTCGGGATTCCTGTCGCCGGACGAGAAGGAATCCTACGGCCGTCCGGTCGGCGTCGTGATCGGCCCCGACAAGAAGTCGCTGCTGATGGCCGACGACGTCGGCAACGTGATCTGGCGCGTGACGGGCGCGTAA
- a CDS encoding aspartate dehydrogenase: MTGSKAPNELQVAIAGLGSIGTKIATALDQGIEGLALSAVAVRDPAKHQAFLSSVRRPPKVMPIDQLGDAADIVVECAPSNHLRSIVEPAVKRGKAAVVVSVGGLLDNFDLVDLARANGGRILVPTGALIGLDAVNAAAVGTIHSVKMVTRKPIDGLRGAPFIVQNKIDIDNLREPLKLFEGSAREGAKGFPANVNVAVALSLAGIGPDRTQMQVWADPTVTRNVHRIEVEADSARFSMGIENVPSENPKTGMITALSVIALLRKQRATLCVGT, encoded by the coding sequence ATGACTGGATCGAAAGCGCCGAACGAGTTGCAGGTTGCCATCGCCGGATTGGGCTCGATCGGCACCAAGATCGCGACCGCGCTGGATCAGGGCATCGAAGGATTGGCGCTGTCCGCGGTGGCCGTGCGCGATCCCGCCAAGCATCAGGCCTTTCTGAGCAGCGTGCGTCGCCCGCCGAAAGTTATGCCCATCGACCAGCTCGGCGACGCCGCCGACATCGTGGTCGAATGCGCGCCGAGCAATCATCTGCGTTCCATCGTCGAGCCCGCGGTGAAGCGGGGCAAAGCCGCGGTCGTGGTCAGCGTCGGTGGCCTGCTCGACAATTTCGACCTCGTCGATCTCGCCCGCGCCAATGGCGGCCGCATCCTCGTGCCGACCGGCGCACTGATCGGCCTCGATGCCGTCAACGCCGCCGCGGTCGGCACCATCCATTCGGTGAAGATGGTGACGCGCAAGCCGATCGACGGCCTGAGAGGCGCGCCCTTCATCGTCCAGAACAAGATCGACATCGATAATCTGCGCGAGCCGCTGAAACTGTTCGAGGGCAGCGCGCGCGAGGGGGCGAAGGGCTTCCCCGCGAACGTCAATGTCGCTGTTGCGCTGTCGCTGGCGGGCATCGGGCCCGATCGCACTCAGATGCAGGTCTGGGCCGACCCCACCGTGACGCGCAATGTTCACCGCATCGAGGTGGAGGCGGATTCGGCGCGGTTCTCGATGGGCATCGAGAACGTTCCGTCCGAGAACCCCAAGACGGGAATGATCACCGCGCTGTCCGTGATCGCGCTGCTGCGCAAGCAGCGCGCCACGCTGTGCGTGGGGACCTAG
- a CDS encoding LysR family transcriptional regulator has translation MELHQLRCFVAAAEQLHFGRAAQQLQMLPSALGRQIRLLEEDLGTRLFARTTRAVSLTDDGTTLLRDARAILARVEAVESNLRNRSRAGAARRLRVGAIDSAAAGLLPPLLRDFRARHPEIAVQLLEDKTVRLLPKILTGALDLAFVRPPDRADKRLEFRDLLQETAIVAFPQRHALAARKSITLADIADEAMLVPDRRSRPHSHDLTIKLFEQAGLTPRIVQVADEKQTIINLVATRLGVAIVPRWTTRMAVSGVRFVPLRPRQNGPVGRLPLAAAWLRGSRDPARDAMLAVLEARLRRYAREA, from the coding sequence ATGGAACTGCATCAGCTTCGATGCTTCGTGGCGGCGGCCGAGCAGCTGCATTTCGGCCGCGCGGCGCAGCAGCTCCAGATGCTGCCTTCCGCGCTCGGCCGGCAGATCAGGCTGCTGGAGGAAGACCTCGGCACGCGGCTGTTCGCGCGGACGACGCGCGCGGTGTCGCTGACGGACGACGGCACGACGCTGCTGCGCGATGCCCGCGCCATCCTCGCCAGGGTCGAGGCGGTCGAAAGCAATTTGCGCAACCGCTCGCGTGCAGGGGCTGCACGGCGGCTCCGCGTCGGCGCCATCGACAGCGCGGCAGCCGGGCTCCTGCCGCCGCTCTTGCGTGATTTCCGCGCCAGGCATCCGGAGATTGCGGTGCAGCTGCTGGAGGACAAGACCGTCCGGCTGCTGCCGAAGATTTTGACCGGCGCGCTCGATCTCGCCTTCGTCCGTCCGCCCGATCGTGCGGACAAGCGGCTCGAATTCCGCGATCTGCTCCAGGAGACCGCCATCGTTGCGTTCCCGCAGCGGCACGCACTGGCCGCGCGCAAATCGATCACGCTCGCCGACATCGCCGACGAGGCGATGCTGGTGCCGGACCGCCGTTCGCGGCCGCACAGCCACGACCTCACGATCAAGCTGTTCGAGCAGGCCGGGTTGACGCCGCGCATCGTGCAGGTCGCCGACGAGAAGCAGACCATCATCAACTTGGTGGCAACCAGGCTCGGCGTTGCCATCGTGCCGCGCTGGACCACGCGGATGGCGGTCTCAGGCGTGCGCTTCGTGCCGCTGCGGCCGAGGCAGAACGGCCCGGTCGGCCGCCTGCCGCTTGCCGCCGCCTGGCTGCGCGGCTCGCGCGATCCCGCCCGCGATGCCATGCTGGCGGTGCTGGAAGCGCGCCTGCGCCGCTATGCGCGGGAGGCGTGA
- a CDS encoding MFS transporter, with amino-acid sequence MASEIQTRVLRKITWRIVPFIMLLYFVAFIDRVNIGFASLTMNKDIGLSSAVYGFGAGIFFWGYFLFEVPSNIILHKVGARIWIARVMITWGLVSAAMAFVQGATSFYILRFLLGVAEAGFFPGIILYLSYWFPARQRAAVTALFMAAAPLSTVLGSPISGALLEMDGLLGFKGWQWLFVLEALPAVLLGFVVLGFLTDRPEKAKWLAEDERRWLVETMNAETTSKAATASHSIWRGLADPRVLALSLIYFGTSAGLYTLGVWAPQIIKQFGLSSLQVGFLNALPATAAVVAMILWARHSDRTGERTWHVVWACLIAAAGLAYAGLAAGVVAVLLALTLVNIGISSAKPPLWSMPTLFLSGPAAAAGIATINSIGNLGGFVGPAMIGWIKDQTGSFVGGLYFVSGLLVLSAALTLLLSRAKTAPVEPVPQSH; translated from the coding sequence GTGGCGAGCGAGATTCAGACGCGCGTGCTGCGCAAGATCACCTGGCGCATCGTTCCCTTCATCATGCTGCTGTACTTCGTGGCCTTCATCGACCGCGTCAACATCGGCTTTGCCTCGCTGACGATGAACAAGGACATCGGCCTGTCGTCCGCGGTCTACGGCTTTGGAGCCGGCATCTTCTTCTGGGGCTATTTCCTGTTCGAGGTGCCCTCCAACATCATCCTGCACAAGGTCGGTGCGCGGATATGGATCGCGCGGGTCATGATCACCTGGGGTCTCGTCTCGGCCGCAATGGCGTTCGTGCAAGGGGCGACCAGCTTCTACATCCTGCGCTTCCTGCTCGGCGTCGCCGAGGCCGGCTTCTTCCCCGGCATCATCCTCTATCTCTCCTACTGGTTCCCGGCGCGCCAGCGCGCCGCGGTGACCGCGCTGTTCATGGCGGCCGCGCCGCTCTCGACGGTGCTGGGCTCGCCAATCTCAGGCGCGCTGCTGGAGATGGACGGTCTGCTCGGCTTCAAGGGCTGGCAATGGCTGTTCGTGCTCGAGGCGTTGCCGGCCGTGCTGCTCGGCTTCGTCGTGCTGGGCTTTCTCACCGATCGCCCCGAGAAAGCAAAATGGCTTGCCGAGGACGAGCGCCGCTGGCTGGTCGAGACCATGAATGCGGAGACCACCAGCAAGGCCGCGACCGCAAGCCACAGCATCTGGCGCGGGCTCGCCGATCCCCGCGTGCTGGCGCTGTCGCTGATCTATTTCGGCACCTCGGCCGGCCTCTACACGCTCGGCGTCTGGGCGCCGCAGATCATCAAGCAGTTCGGCCTGTCCTCGCTCCAGGTCGGTTTCCTCAACGCATTGCCGGCAACCGCCGCCGTCGTCGCCATGATCCTGTGGGCCCGGCATTCGGACCGCACCGGCGAGCGCACCTGGCACGTCGTGTGGGCCTGCCTGATTGCGGCCGCGGGCCTCGCCTATGCCGGACTTGCCGCGGGCGTCGTCGCCGTGCTGCTCGCGCTGACGCTCGTCAACATCGGCATCTCCTCGGCCAAGCCACCGCTGTGGAGCATGCCGACGCTGTTCCTGTCCGGCCCCGCGGCTGCCGCCGGCATCGCCACCATCAACTCGATCGGCAATCTCGGCGGCTTCGTCGGCCCCGCCATGATCGGCTGGATCAAGGACCAGACCGGCAGCTTTGTCGGCGGGCTCTATTTCGTCAGCGGCCTGCTCGTTCTCTCCGCAGCCCTCACTTTGCTATTGTCGCGCGCAAAGACTGCGCCCGTCGAACCCGTCCCGCAATCCCACTGA
- a CDS encoding tartrate dehydrogenase: MRTHSIAAIPADGIGPEVISAGVRVLEALAKRSGDLAFNVKTFDWGSDYYKKHGVMMPADGLAELKKFDAIYFGAVGAPDVPDHITLWGLRLPICQGFDQYANVRPTKILPGVASPLRNVGVGDLDWVIVRENSEGEYAGMGGRAHKGLPEEVGTEVAVFTRVGVTRIMRYAFQLAQSRPRKLLTVVTKSNAQRHGMVMWDEIAAEVATEFPDVTWDKMLVDAMTVRMTLHPKSLDTIVATNLHADILSDLAGALAGSLGVAPTGNIDPQRRFPSMFEPIHGSAFDITGKGIANPVATFWTGAQMLEHLGEKDAAARLMKAVERVCAAGVLTPDVGGKATTKEVTDAVIDAIHGSNL, translated from the coding sequence ATGCGCACCCATTCGATCGCAGCCATTCCCGCCGACGGCATCGGCCCCGAGGTGATCTCGGCCGGCGTCCGCGTGCTGGAGGCTCTCGCAAAACGCAGCGGCGACCTCGCCTTCAACGTCAAAACGTTCGACTGGGGCTCGGACTATTACAAGAAGCACGGCGTGATGATGCCGGCCGACGGTCTCGCCGAGCTGAAGAAGTTCGACGCGATCTATTTCGGCGCGGTCGGCGCGCCTGATGTGCCCGACCACATCACGCTGTGGGGCCTCCGCCTGCCGATCTGCCAGGGCTTTGACCAGTATGCCAATGTGCGGCCGACCAAGATTTTGCCCGGCGTCGCCTCGCCGCTGCGCAATGTCGGCGTTGGCGATCTCGACTGGGTGATCGTGCGCGAGAATTCGGAAGGCGAATATGCCGGCATGGGCGGCCGCGCCCACAAGGGCCTGCCGGAAGAGGTCGGCACCGAGGTCGCCGTGTTCACCCGCGTCGGCGTCACCCGCATCATGCGCTATGCGTTCCAGCTGGCCCAGTCGCGCCCGCGAAAGCTGCTGACCGTGGTGACCAAGTCGAACGCGCAGCGCCATGGCATGGTGATGTGGGACGAGATCGCCGCCGAGGTCGCGACCGAATTCCCCGACGTCACCTGGGACAAGATGCTGGTCGATGCCATGACGGTGCGCATGACGCTGCATCCGAAGAGCCTCGACACCATCGTTGCGACCAATCTGCACGCCGACATCCTCTCGGACCTTGCCGGCGCGCTGGCAGGGAGCCTCGGCGTGGCGCCGACCGGCAACATCGATCCGCAGCGCCGCTTCCCCTCGATGTTCGAGCCGATCCATGGCTCGGCCTTCGACATCACCGGCAAGGGCATTGCCAATCCGGTCGCGACGTTCTGGACCGGCGCGCAGATGCTCGAGCATCTCGGCGAGAAGGATGCGGCTGCGCGGCTGATGAAGGCGGTCGAGCGCGTCTGCGCGGCCGGCGTGCTGACGCCAGACGTCGGTGGCAAGGCGACGACGAAGGAAGTCACGGATGCCGTGATCGACGCGATTCACGGATCGAACTTGTAG
- a CDS encoding tetratricopeptide repeat protein has translation MSMRGALIDGAATILVLLLVGSPAAARQPQENSNLKSIELCNGADVPPQARIVGCTALIGSGEANADALAVAYNNRGNAYVVTAEYDLAIKDFDQAIELASGYVKPVNNRGVAYLKKGAYDVAVKAFDEAIKLNPNYGGAFVNRAEAYIKMNEYERAARDFDEAIRLDPNSNLAWSGLCWIRAALGNLEAGLDDCNRALQSGSDSAAAYDSRALIHLKMGQLAAAIDDYNAALRVEPKLASALYGRGLAKLRQGDQAGGDSDISAARIIEAKIGDDFARHGVQ, from the coding sequence ATGAGTATGAGGGGCGCTCTCATCGACGGCGCGGCGACCATCCTCGTTTTGCTGTTGGTCGGCTCACCGGCAGCGGCGCGACAGCCGCAGGAAAACAGCAATCTCAAGAGCATCGAACTGTGCAACGGCGCGGACGTTCCGCCTCAAGCCAGGATCGTCGGCTGTACGGCGCTCATTGGTTCGGGTGAGGCCAATGCGGACGCGCTGGCCGTCGCCTACAACAATCGCGGCAATGCTTACGTCGTGACGGCGGAGTACGACCTCGCGATCAAGGATTTCGATCAGGCGATCGAGCTCGCCTCGGGTTACGTCAAACCGGTCAACAATCGCGGCGTGGCCTATCTGAAGAAGGGGGCGTATGACGTCGCGGTGAAGGCTTTCGACGAGGCGATCAAGCTCAATCCCAACTATGGCGGTGCCTTCGTCAACCGAGCCGAAGCCTACATTAAGATGAACGAGTACGAGCGCGCCGCGCGCGACTTCGACGAGGCGATTCGTCTCGATCCGAATTCGAATCTTGCCTGGAGTGGACTTTGCTGGATACGGGCCGCCCTCGGCAATCTCGAGGCCGGGCTCGACGACTGCAACAGGGCGCTCCAGTCGGGATCGGACAGTGCCGCGGCCTACGACTCGCGTGCGCTGATCCATCTGAAGATGGGCCAACTCGCCGCGGCCATCGACGACTATAATGCGGCGTTGCGCGTCGAGCCGAAGCTGGCAAGCGCGCTTTATGGGCGCGGACTTGCCAAGCTCAGGCAGGGTGACCAAGCCGGCGGCGACAGCGACATCTCGGCAGCGAGGATCATCGAGGCCAAGATCGGCGATGACTTCGCTCGCCATGGCGTCCAGTGA
- a CDS encoding FecR family protein, giving the protein MCRQTIAAFATGFVWVFASTLSGPAQAQVDSVKPAVQDVAPKLIGKVIRVTGVVTIEHKGAVVVQASLGDQAGQTKVGDVVYLGDVVRTEVDSRVSINFTDGSSFNLSSNASMTLDEYVYEPEGKSNATFFNLTKGTATFVAGKVAKTGDMKVDTPVATMGIRGTTPHIEIQDDGSTRFSTLIEEGKSKALKKRAAAPPQQPADAANRKLTICRGC; this is encoded by the coding sequence ATGTGCAGACAGACGATTGCAGCTTTCGCGACCGGTTTCGTTTGGGTATTTGCAAGTACCCTCTCTGGGCCCGCGCAAGCGCAAGTCGATTCTGTGAAGCCCGCCGTCCAGGATGTTGCGCCAAAACTCATCGGTAAGGTCATCCGCGTCACCGGCGTGGTCACGATCGAGCACAAGGGTGCGGTCGTGGTCCAGGCGAGCCTTGGCGATCAGGCCGGCCAAACCAAGGTTGGCGATGTCGTATATCTGGGCGACGTGGTGCGAACCGAGGTCGACAGCCGGGTCAGCATCAACTTCACCGATGGCTCGTCGTTCAATCTGTCCAGCAACGCTAGCATGACGTTGGACGAGTATGTGTACGAGCCGGAGGGGAAGTCGAATGCGACGTTTTTCAATCTGACCAAGGGAACGGCCACGTTTGTTGCCGGCAAGGTCGCCAAGACCGGCGACATGAAGGTGGATACGCCCGTCGCGACCATGGGAATCCGAGGCACCACGCCGCACATCGAAATCCAGGATGATGGTTCCACCAGATTCTCCACTCTGATCGAAGAGGGCAAGAGCAAGGCGCTGAAGAAGCGTGCAGCCGCCCCGCCGCAGCAGCCCGCAGACGCAGCCAATCGCAAGCTGACCATCTGCCGAGGATGCTGA